A genomic region of Candidatus Paceibacterota bacterium contains the following coding sequences:
- the rplD gene encoding 50S ribosomal protein L4 encodes MEKIKREKKDVKVKISTGVEKKAKVVKKVAEVASTEAKIYNQSGKEVGNVKLPENIFGLSWNADLVHQVVVSMLSDSRVIYAHTKDRGQVRGGGKKPWKQKGTGRARHGSTRSPIWVGGGVAHGPNGKKNYERKINRKMKAKALFTILSRKWRDGEVLFVDKFEIAKPKTTEAIGILKSLSKVAKDIFTKKRNSAIIAISGKKASFEKSFSNIGNVVVDELRNINPIDLLNTKYLVIENPEESIKFIQSKMAKAK; translated from the coding sequence ATGGAAAAAATAAAAAGAGAAAAGAAAGACGTGAAAGTTAAGATTTCTACTGGGGTAGAGAAAAAAGCCAAGGTTGTCAAAAAAGTGGCTGAAGTAGCTTCAACCGAAGCAAAAATCTACAATCAGTCAGGTAAAGAAGTCGGAAATGTGAAATTACCAGAAAATATTTTTGGTCTTTCATGGAATGCCGACCTCGTGCATCAGGTTGTTGTCTCAATGTTGTCAGATTCAAGAGTTATTTATGCTCACACGAAAGACAGAGGACAAGTAAGAGGTGGAGGAAAAAAACCATGGAAACAAAAGGGTACAGGAAGAGCAAGACACGGTTCCACGAGGTCACCTATTTGGGTTGGTGGGGGTGTCGCTCACGGTCCAAATGGAAAGAAGAATTATGAGAGAAAAATAAACAGAAAAATGAAAGCGAAAGCTCTTTTCACAATCCTTTCAAGAAAGTGGAGAGATGGAGAGGTATTATTTGTGGACAAATTCGAAATAGCAAAACCAAAGACAACTGAAGCTATTGGAATATTGAAATCTTTGAGTAAAGTTGCAAAAGATATTTTCACAAAGAAAAGAAATAGCGCAATCATTGCAATCTCAGGCAAGAAAGCATCTTTTGAGAAGAGTTTTTCAAATATCGGCAATGTTGTTGTAGATGAATTGAGAAATATCAACCCTATTGATTTGCTAAATACAAAATATCTTGTAATAGAGAATCCAGAAGAGTCGATAAAGTTTATTCAGAGTAAAATGGCCAAAGCCAAATAA
- the rplW gene encoding 50S ribosomal protein L23 has product MKNEKIDYKALIKRPRITEKSGIKSESENVYTFEVANRATKQGIIKAIREIYKVNPVKVNITILHAKEVFARGKSGIKTGVKKAVVFFKKGDKIAFI; this is encoded by the coding sequence ATGAAAAACGAAAAAATAGATTATAAGGCTCTTATAAAAAGGCCGAGGATAACTGAGAAATCCGGTATTAAGTCAGAGTCGGAAAATGTTTACACTTTTGAGGTCGCAAACAGGGCCACAAAGCAAGGTATAATAAAAGCGATTAGAGAAATCTACAAGGTTAATCCTGTCAAAGTAAATATCACTATACTTCACGCCAAAGAAGTTTTTGCGAGAGGGAAGTCTGGTATAAAGACAGGAGTCAAAAAAGCGGTCGTCTTTTTTAAAAAGGGAGATAAAATAGCATTTATTTAA
- the rplC gene encoding 50S ribosomal protein L3, with product MKFILGVKQNMTQVFDEKGNVHPATILSAGPLSVTQVKNIETDGYNAVQVGLGERKEKNITKPVLGHLKGLKSRFIKEFRVEDSSKFKVGDKIDLSVFSAGDTVEVSGTTKGKGFQSVIKRHGFKGQPRSHGQKHSENAPGSIGGGLRNKVPKNMRMAGRMGGTSITVKNLKVLGVDKDNNQILISGAIPGRRGTLIEVRG from the coding sequence ATGAAATTTATATTAGGAGTAAAACAGAATATGACGCAAGTCTTCGATGAGAAGGGGAATGTCCATCCGGCAACGATATTGTCCGCAGGACCACTTTCTGTCACTCAGGTGAAGAATATAGAGACCGACGGTTACAATGCTGTGCAAGTTGGTCTTGGAGAAAGAAAAGAGAAAAATATTACCAAACCAGTTTTGGGGCATTTAAAAGGCCTCAAATCAAGGTTTATTAAAGAGTTTAGAGTTGAAGATTCTAGCAAATTTAAAGTTGGCGACAAAATAGATTTGTCGGTTTTTTCAGCTGGCGATACAGTAGAAGTTTCAGGCACTACCAAGGGAAAAGGTTTCCAGAGTGTTATCAAAAGACATGGTTTCAAGGGTCAACCAAGAAGTCATGGTCAGAAGCATTCTGAAAATGCCCCAGGTTCCATCGGTGGAGGTTTGAGAAATAAAGTTCCAAAAAATATGAGAATGGCTGGTAGGATGGGTGGAACAAGTATAACAGTCAAAAATTTAAAGGTTCTTGGAGTCGACAAGGACAACAATCAGATCTTGATAAGTGGTGCTATTCCAGGAAGAAGAGGTACTCTTATTGAAGTACGAGGATAA
- the rpsJ gene encoding 30S ribosomal protein S10: protein MLRIRVMAYDSKVLDASVKQIIETAMRHDVKVIGPVPLPTQIKKYTVNRASFVYKNAREQFEMRIHRRLIDIINPSAKVVEALTNLSLPSGVNIDVKMV, encoded by the coding sequence ATGCTTCGTATAAGAGTAATGGCTTATGATAGCAAAGTTCTTGACGCTTCAGTCAAGCAGATTATTGAAACAGCCATGAGGCATGATGTAAAAGTCATCGGCCCTGTACCGTTACCAACACAGATAAAAAAATACACTGTGAACCGTGCTTCTTTCGTCTACAAAAATGCGCGAGAACAATTTGAGATGAGGATACACAGAAGGTTGATAGATATTATCAATCCTTCGGCAAAGGTAGTAGAGGCACTCACAAACTTGAGCTTGCCTTCTGGTGTGAACATTGATGTAAAGATGGTTTAA
- the rplB gene encoding 50S ribosomal protein L2 produces MKTYRPFTPSRRHMTTVTYRGVLTTATPEKSLTKGFKRHVGRNNRGRITTRHKGAGNKKLFRDIDFMYDKKNIPAKIVSVEYDPYRTGFIGLVNYADGEKRYILLPKEMTVGDTFSISETAEVKTGNRMPLSKIPVGTFVYNIEIKQGGGAKLCRSAGNFGQIVANDAGYAHIKMPSTEIRKVPENAWACVGTVSNEENWLVNIGKAGRSRWLGIRPTVRGTAQNPCDHPYGGGEGRQGRGTKRAKTRWGKPVGKGQKSRTPKKYSNYLIVSRRKVGKNKDSK; encoded by the coding sequence ATGAAAACATATAGACCATTTACACCGTCAAGAAGACATATGACCACTGTTACATACAGGGGTGTTTTGACCACGGCTACTCCGGAAAAATCTCTTACAAAAGGATTCAAAAGACATGTTGGAAGAAATAATAGAGGGAGGATTACAACAAGACATAAGGGCGCGGGTAATAAAAAGCTTTTCAGAGATATAGACTTTATGTATGATAAGAAAAATATTCCTGCAAAGATTGTCTCTGTAGAATATGATCCTTACAGGACCGGCTTTATCGGTCTCGTAAATTATGCAGATGGGGAAAAGAGATATATTCTCTTGCCAAAGGAAATGACAGTAGGTGATACATTCTCAATATCAGAGACAGCCGAGGTAAAGACAGGAAATAGAATGCCTTTGTCAAAGATTCCGGTTGGAACTTTTGTCTACAATATTGAAATCAAACAGGGTGGAGGTGCAAAACTCTGTAGATCAGCTGGAAACTTCGGTCAAATTGTCGCAAACGACGCTGGATATGCGCATATAAAAATGCCATCAACTGAAATCAGAAAGGTTCCTGAAAATGCATGGGCATGTGTCGGAACAGTTTCAAATGAAGAAAACTGGCTTGTAAATATAGGTAAAGCTGGAAGATCAAGATGGCTTGGTATAAGGCCGACAGTGAGGGGTACCGCACAAAATCCTTGCGACCACCCATACGGTGGAGGAGAAGGTAGGCAAGGTAGAGGTACAAAGAGAGCAAAGACTCGCTGGGGTAAACCAGTCGGAAAGGGTCAGAAGTCAAGAACTCCAAAGAAATACTCGAATTATCTTATTGTTTCGAGAAGGAAAGTGGGGAAAAACAAAGACAGCAAATAA